The following are encoded in a window of Manihot esculenta cultivar AM560-2 chromosome 8, M.esculenta_v8, whole genome shotgun sequence genomic DNA:
- the LOC122724329 gene encoding uncharacterized protein LOC122724329: MDEVQASQLPTPCGNYAYVGYPTNQCSTRYEYDQPRHTFGGYYEQPRHDPYYNTYGYAEANDYQDYQGYQAQPTPPSSDPAISELAKTLQMMQQQMDQMATSLNAIMLRREEEL; the protein is encoded by the exons atggatgag gttcaagcatcccagcTACCAACACCATGTGGGAATTATGCATACGTAGGATATCCAACTAATCAATGTTCTACACGTTATGAGTATGaccagcctagacatacatttggaggatactatgaacagccaaggcatgatccatactataacacatatgGCTACGCTGAGGCTAACGACTACCAGGACTATCAAGGATACCAAGCCCAACCAACACCTCCAAGTTCAGACCCCGCCATTAGTGAGTTGGCAAAGACtttgcaaatgatgcaacagcagatggatcaaatggccacctcattaaatgcgataatgttaagaagagaggaagagctttaa